A window of Arachis ipaensis cultivar K30076 unplaced genomic scaffold, Araip1.1 Aipa1375, whole genome shotgun sequence genomic DNA:
CtcccctctctctcctctctttcccCCAATTCTCAATCATCTTCTGTTCGATGTGTACCAGGGTGTCCCGTGTACCAGTGATAACCGTTCTTATCCCTCAGAGTTGCCGACTTAGCTATTGACTTGGAGTGTTGGAAACTGAACAGAGACAGAACTCTGCTCCAAAAACCCTACACTGATTCTCACTCTCAATTATCCTCAATTTTCGTCACTTCCAATGCGCTGTGTCTGCTATTCGTATATTTCACTCTCCTTTCTCATTCATTTCCCTTTCTCCGCCTACAACTTCACAATTCTTTTTGATATTTCTTGTTTTGCctttaaattttgttttcattGCAGTTACTGAACTAACCGATGGATCAGTCTCCGCTCGTTCCAGCTGAGGTGCCGGATTTCATTGGCGGCGGCGGCAGCAGCAGCAACACGAGGAACGTTTCCATGGTGAACGGTTACATTGTTTACACCAGAGCTAATAGGGGAAACCGGAATTTATGTAACGAAATTTCCAATACCAATGAATCTACGAAGTTCAGGATTCGCGAAGACGTAGAACCGAATGCCAAGCTTCCAATGAAAGAAAATAACGGAAAAAAAATTTTGGCGGGAAAGGAGAACGAGTGTTCCGAACCGAAACTCAAGCTCAGCGTTTCAATGGTTAGGCCATTTAAGCGGTTTACACGACGGTCGGCGGCACTGGAAGGGAAAGTCGTTTCGAATGATGATGGTGGAGAGGTGAGCGGGATATCGAGGAACAAGTTGGAAATGAAGATGTCGAAGAAGATTGTGGTCAACAAGACGCCCATGACGGTGAAGGAGCTCTTCCACACTGGTCTTCTTGATGGGGTCTCGGTGGTTTACATGGGCGGTATTAAGAAGGTTCGTTATGTTTGTGATTTTGTGAAATATCAAATATGACTCAGGTTATTCTTCTATTCCTTTTTTGGACTATCTGGTTAGAAACTTTACTTAAGAAGATTTTATGAGAAGAAGGACTAAAAAAAAGCATTTTCATATTTAGGTACAAATATAATATAGTCGATAGTTTACTTGTCCTTTTAGGTAATAATGGATTTCAAATTTTACTTTGTGTATTTGGTGGCCAACAACAAATTTTAAATAGAGTTCAGAGTTACAATAAATTAGTGGTTGGCCTATTGGAGGATTCTatgagaaatataaaaatatagatGTTTTCGATTATTTTTAACGAGTTTTTTTATATAgtcttttaattaaatttatctgtttagaattttaagtttagttacttttaattaatatttcaaTACACTATTGAATTTTTATGTAAAACATTTTAACAGTAGGAAATTAAATTCATTTTTAAATGTTATAATCTGTATATTCAAATATGATTAGAAGTTGATAAATAGTTAAATACATGTTTTAACTTTTCAAATACAATTAGATTATGCTCTTGTCTAATACTGAATAACATTTGAGTTGTTAGcataaatatgagaaaaaaagGAGATAATAACGACTAATATAACCAAGGTTATTAGATTCAATACTACCTGGCAAAACCTAATTTTTTGTCCGTTTAAGATTATTCATAGTTATCTTGTTAACCGTTAGATATAAGATCCATTGACCTCATGTataacagataaaacaaagaTTTCTCATTTCTTAATTATCCCTTATAGCTAGTTCCTGGCGGTTAATTTATGCCTTTTCACATCCAAAACGATAGTTTATTTTAGTACATGGATTTCACTCTCAAATTGATAATGTGACTCTTTAATACAAATCACATTTATAGTAAAATTTCATCAGATTAAAATGATATTATCAATTTTGGAGTAATATTATTCTCTCCCTAATGTATGTAGTGGGCTAGTGGCCACGCATTTTTAGTACTGGTACGTTCTTATTACAGGCTTCAGGATTACGGGGTGTTATCAGAAATCTAGGAATATTGTGCTCATGCTCTCTGTGCAATGAACGCAGGGTGAGTCGTTATTCTGTCTTTGCGTAAATAATTGTTCCGTTGTTCTGATACTGTCCCGTCATTTATTTTTTCCTTGTTACTTTCTTCTGCTTATGTAGATTATTCCGCCTTCCAAATTCGAGGTCCATGCTTGTGGACAATACAGGAGAGCAGCAGAGTATATCTGCCTTGAAAATGGGAAGAGCTTGCTTGATCTATTGAGAACGTGCAGGGGAGTTCCTCTGTATGATTTGGAGGCGACAGTTCAAAACTTTCTTGGTTCTCCGCATGAAGAAAAACATTTTACTTGTAAAAGATGCAAAGGTGAGCTTTGCTTCTGCTACTCAGATTCGTTCTATTTTGGTTTCTGTGAGTTTAGAAACATAGGAAATCAAGTAtggagtttttcttttcttttagtaTTTCACCTTTTTGATTGCCTTGTAATTCTTAGCATTAGCGTAATGATCTGTCCATAGGGTGTTTCCCTTTCTCATGTGCGGGAAGAGTGGGGCCCATATGCTGTTATTGTGTTGAATCGAGGAAATCTGAAGACAGTTCTGATAACGCTGTTAGCAAGAGAgtcaggtattcattcattccacatAACTTATTGGTTATGGTCATGTTTGACGGCCTGCGTCTTTTTGAACTTAAGGATAAAAACTGACTTTTGAATCTAATTTCTCAGTTGACCTAATTTCAGCAGGCTAATACAGAAAAGTGAAACATTTTGTTTTGGGGGTTTGGGAGGGGGTTAAATTGGTTTGTTGGGAATTCTATTTGACGGCCTTCTGTCCGCTGCCATTCAGCTCTGTTGGTTTTGAATCATTCTAGCCAGCAGTTAGTCCATATATGTTCCAGGGAACCTAGTATTTAAATTTTAGGATATATTATAATAACTTCCCCCAAGGTCACAATGTGTCTGGATTATGCTGATCTTCCCAAAACCTCCCTTTATCAGATGTTAGTGCTGCATGTATAGTCTTACATTTTACCAGATACATGATAGTGAATGTAGTATTCAGGGGCAGCTGTTTATGTATGTTTTTGCAAATAGAAGGGAATCAGGTTGAACTTTACCAAATCTTGGAGAAAATGAGTGTAAAATTGCCATAAATTTTATCATGCTGTTGTCTGCCAGTTGCAAATAATAGTTGCAATTTGTGAGCCTCCATTAATTACGTTTGTGTGAGAGGACTGTCCAAATGGAAATTTGTAGACAACTGTAATAACTTAAtttttgccatttattttctgaaAGCTAGGGCTGGTAATATATTCATATTAAGTGACATATTGTCACTGTTGAAAATGTAAGTCAAAGTTTAGTTCAAAATGTAAGCTCAAAAGCTTATGGAAGCTGAGTGACTTTGTTTTGAGCCCTCATTTCCGTCCCCTTtaattttagttttcttttatcaTGGTATAATATTTCAGGTCCCCCAGACCAATGTCTGTCTCCAATCCATCCAATGCTCCTGAGCTGTCTATTGcttcagaaaataaaagaaaaaggaagaaaagaacaAAGTTGGTACTTTTATCTATTTTCTGTCCTATTTATTGtagattttttgttttcttccatTTTGCATTAACCAATGTTCTGTGGTTGTGGTTCCAAACTTAATGCATATAATGAACtgctatttttttcaaaataatcatCGCATGTTCTGCTTTCTTTCcagattatttattttattaaaattttttaatacatGCTTTCAACTGTGTTATTAAGGTCATCAAAATGGGCTAACAAGTCGAAGTCTTCCAAGAGTGCTTCTATTCCTATTCTACCAAAGATGACGACTTCATGGAAAATGAGAAAGAAGTGAGTGTtcgcatttatttatttattgttatcgATATCTTCAAAGTTTCTAAGATAATATGTTTGGAGCTGCATTTTTTACAACCAAATCATTTCCACTTTATTCTAACGAATTTATATTATTACTAGGAAGCTGTCAGGAAACTCAAAGATTCTGGAAGTTACTTCAAATGCAAAGTATTTATCCCCACAAAATAAGAGCAAATGGAAAATAACTAAGAAGTTAGTCCCCACTCACCTTTATATGACCTATCCAGCTGTAGAGTTGTTTTTTGTCATCCTTTATTCTTTAGTGATGATAATCATCATTTCTTTATACAATTTATTCTTTTCAAGGGATCAGCGGTTGCATAAGTTAGTTTTTGAAGAGAATGGATTACCTGATGGAACTGAAGTTGGTTATTATGCCCGTGGGAAGGTTGTTTGTATGTGTATTTCTAGTAGAAGCTACTGTTTGTTGATTATTCTGTTAACATGTACATTGTGGATGACAGAGATTGCTTGAAGGCTTTAAAATGGGCTCTGGAATTGTTTGCAGATGCTGCGACTCTGAGGTTTTGCTCCTTTCACATGGTTGTATAATTATAGACATTCCTCTAGGTTCTGTAAGTTGTAAACATAATGCTTTCAATTCCACATGTGGTGCAGGTCAGCCCTTCACAGTTTGAGGCCCATGCAGGTTGCGCTTCTCGCAAGAAACCGTGAGTCATTGTTTCCTTTGTGTTTACTGGTTATGTGTGTAGGCAGGATGTAAAGCAGCTTTTTGGAATGCTTTTTAACTGTGCTTATGTATTTTAAGGATATTGCAATGTTTTTGAGCAGTTATGCTTACATTTATACATCAAATGGTGTATCTCTCCATGAGTTAGCAATATCTCTCTCCAAAGATCGAAAATATTTGGCAACAGACGATGATCTATGCATTGTTTGTTGGGATGGTGGAAATTTGTTGCTTTGTGATGGATGCCCAAGAGCATTTCATAAAGGTCAGATATACAATATTAAAAATTTGAGGGGCAAATATCTGTTGGCAAATATCTGCTCTGTAACTGTGTGAATTGTGAAATGTGGAATCATCTTTATTCGTCATTTTTTATCCTCTCTTTCCTCAGCTTTTATAGAATGTAGTTTACTCCTTGGGTCTTGCTCTGAGTCATTATTGTACGTGGACTTCTTTAATGTGATGTATCTttgcaaaattattttaattttcaatttcacaTATATGGCTCTTTGCTTTTGGTGCCTGAAATTTTGTTTCAAGATGTACTGGATCACAAAGAATATTTTCTCTTTGATAAATTACAAAATAGTCATGTTGACATCTTCTAACTGGTCTTTCATGTACTTATGTTTTGAATTGTACAGAATGTGCATCTCTATCAAGTATTCCACGCGGTGACTGGTACTGTGAATTTTGCCAAAACATGTTTCAGAGAGAGAAGTTTGTGGCGTACAATTCCAATGCTGTTGCAGCTGGAAGGGTTGAAGGAGTTGATCCTATCCAAGAGATAACAAACAGATGCATACGCATAGTCAAAGATGTTGAAGCTGACCTTGGTGCATGTGCTTTATGCAGGTGTCATAAATACTGGAAACCATTTCATTTATTTGATTTCATTTATTTGTGACTTGCACTTAGTTATATAATACCGAAGAGAATTTTTTGTTCATGCAGAGGTGTTGACTTCAGCAGATCCGGCTTTGGCCCACGCACCATAATACTATGTGACCAGGTGTCGATTCTAGTTCTGTTTTGATTTTGGTTTTACTTGGCACTGCTAACATCCAAGTCTAGTTTTCTTTGCTCGTAGAAGTGTTTAATGATTGGTGATTAGTTCTTGATCGAAGTAATCAAAAGTTAGTTCTTATTTGCTATCCCCATTGTTTGCTGCAGTGTGAAAAGGAATATCATGTTGGCTGTTTGAGGGAACATAAGATGGCATATTTGAAGGTATGCAATTTGTTGATCTGTTTTTATATGTGAACATTCATTTGGATGCCTTGGATTCCTCTGATGCCACTTCTCTTGTGTATTGGACCTAATATCTCTGGAACCCAACGACAGGAATTGCCAGTGGGGAAGTGGCTTTGTTGTAATGATTGTACAAGAATACATTCTACTTTGGAGAACCTTCTGGCCATGGGTGCTGAGAGACTCCCTGAATCTCTACTGGGCAttataaagaaaaagcaagagGAGAAAGGACTGGAACCCCTCAATGATATTGACATAAGATGGAAGCTTCTTAATGGCAAAATTGCTTCTCGTGAAACCAGGCCATTGCTTTTGGAGGCTGTTTCAATCTTCCACGTAAGTGCTGGCCATCTTCTGAATTTGTTTATAACCTTTTGTGCTTCTCCCTTGAGTGGATGGAGGTTATTATCCTTTCGGATTCCCCAACAAATCATAGAAATAATTTGCTTCTTAACCCTTGGAAAACTACATTTctgtattttgtttttagttataCACTTTCTGAGTTAATTCTTGTATGTTTATTTTGGCTGTATCTTGTGATTTAGCGATAACTGGAAAAATTATGAGATCGTGCTTTTGTTGGCATGATTTGATGCTTCTCTCATGTTGCCAAAATTTCTGGTGGATTTCCCTTGACAAGATTTAGTA
This region includes:
- the LOC107624651 gene encoding uncharacterized protein LOC107624651 isoform X4, whose product is MDQSPLVPAEVPDFIGGGGSSSNTRNVSMVNGYIVYTRANRGNRNLCNEISNTNESTKFRIREDVEPNAKLPMKENNGKKILAGKENECSEPKLKLSVSMVRPFKRFTRRSAALEGKVVSNDDGGEVSGISRNKLEMKMSKKIVVNKTPMTVKELFHTGLLDGVSVVYMGGIKKASGLRGVIRNLGILCSCSLCNERRIIPPSKFEVHACGQYRRAAEYICLENGKSLLDLLRTCRGVPLYDLEATVQNFLGSPHEEKHFTCKRCKGCFPFSCAGRVGPICCYCVESRKSEDSSDNAVSKRVRSPRPMSVSNPSNAPELSIASENKRKRKKRTKSSKWANKSKSSKSASIPILPKMTTSWKMRKKKLSGNSKILEVTSNAKYLSPQNKSKWKITKKDQRLHKLVFEENGLPDGTEVGYYARGKRLLEGFKMGSGIVCRCCDSEVSPSQFEAHAGCASRKKPYAYIYTSNGVSLHELAISLSKDRKYLATDDDLCIVCWDGGNLLLCDGCPRAFHKECASLSSIPRGDWYCEFCQNMFQREKFVAYNSNAVAAGRVEGVDPIQEITNRCIRIVKDVEADLGACALCRGVDFSRSGFGPRTIILCDQCEKEYHVGCLREHKMAYLKELPVGKWLCCNDCTRIHSTLENLLAMGAERLPESLLGIIKKKQEEKGLEPLNDIDIRWKLLNGKIASRETRPLLLEAVSIFHFLFSLHPK
- the LOC107624651 gene encoding increased DNA methylation 1 isoform X1, producing MDQSPLVPAEVPDFIGGGGSSSNTRNVSMVNGYIVYTRANRGNRNLCNEISNTNESTKFRIREDVEPNAKLPMKENNGKKILAGKENECSEPKLKLSVSMVRPFKRFTRRSAALEGKVVSNDDGGEVSGISRNKLEMKMSKKIVVNKTPMTVKELFHTGLLDGVSVVYMGGIKKASGLRGVIRNLGILCSCSLCNERRIIPPSKFEVHACGQYRRAAEYICLENGKSLLDLLRTCRGVPLYDLEATVQNFLGSPHEEKHFTCKRCKGCFPFSCAGRVGPICCYCVESRKSEDSSDNAVSKRVRSPRPMSVSNPSNAPELSIASENKRKRKKRTKSSKWANKSKSSKSASIPILPKMTTSWKMRKKKLSGNSKILEVTSNAKYLSPQNKSKWKITKKDQRLHKLVFEENGLPDGTEVGYYARGKRLLEGFKMGSGIVCRCCDSEVSPSQFEAHAGCASRKKPYAYIYTSNGVSLHELAISLSKDRKYLATDDDLCIVCWDGGNLLLCDGCPRAFHKECASLSSIPRGDWYCEFCQNMFQREKFVAYNSNAVAAGRVEGVDPIQEITNRCIRIVKDVEADLGACALCRGVDFSRSGFGPRTIILCDQCEKEYHVGCLREHKMAYLKELPVGKWLCCNDCTRIHSTLENLLAMGAERLPESLLGIIKKKQEEKGLEPLNDIDIRWKLLNGKIASRETRPLLLEAVSIFHECFSPIVDAISGRDFIPAMVYGRNVRGQEFGGMYCAVLTVNSYVVSVGMLRIFGKDIAELPLVATTNKDHGKGYFQTLFSCIERLLSFLNVKNLVLPAAEEAESIWTDKFGFSKMIPDQLISYRKNCHQMVTFKGTNMLHKTVPPCRIIHNQSWQSDI
- the LOC107624651 gene encoding uncharacterized protein LOC107624651 isoform X3, whose product is MDQSPLVPAEVPDFIGGGGSSSNTRNVSMVNGYIVYTRANRGNRNLCNEISNTNESTKFRIREDVEPNAKLPMKENNGKKILAGKENECSEPKLKLSVSMVRPFKRFTRRSAALEGKVVSNDDGGEVSGISRNKLEMKMSKKIVVNKTPMTVKELFHTGLLDGVSVVYMGGIKKASGLRGVIRNLGILCSCSLCNERRIIPPSKFEVHACGQYRRAAEYICLENGKSLLDLLRTCRGVPLYDLEATVQNFLGSPHEEKHFTCKRCKGCFPFSCAGRVGPICCYCVESRKSEDSSDNAVSKRVRSPRPMSVSNPSNAPELSIASENKRKRKKRTKSSKWANKSKSSKSASIPILPKMTTSWKMRKKKLSGNSKILEVTSNAKYLSPQNKSKWKITKKDCLKALKWALELFADAATLRSALHSLRPMQVALLARNQCASLSSIPRGDWYCEFCQNMFQREKFVAYNSNAVAAGRVEGVDPIQEITNRCIRIVKDVEADLGACALCRGVDFSRSGFGPRTIILCDQCEKEYHVGCLREHKMAYLKELPVGKWLCCNDCTRIHSTLENLLAMGAERLPESLLGIIKKKQEEKGLEPLNDIDIRWKLLNGKIASRETRPLLLEAVSIFHECFSPIVDAISGRDFIPAMVYGRNVRGQEFGGMYCAVLTVNSYVVSVGMLRIFGKDIAELPLVATTNKDHGKGYFQTLFSCIERLLSFLNVKNLVLPAAEEAESIWTDKFGFSKMIPDQLISYRKNCHQMVTFKGTNMLHKTVPPCRIIHNQSWQSDI
- the LOC107624651 gene encoding increased DNA methylation 1 isoform X2, translated to MDQSPLVPAEVPDFIGGGGSSSNTRNVSMVNGYIVYTRANRGNRNLCNEISNTNESTKFRIREDVEPNAKLPMKENNGKKILAGKENECSEPKLKLSVSMVRPFKRFTRRSAALEGKVVSNDDGGEVSGISRNKLEMKMSKKIVVNKTPMTVKELFHTGLLDGVSVVYMGGIKKASGLRGVIRNLGILCSCSLCNERRIIPPSKFEVHACGQYRRAAEYICLENGKSLLDLLRTCRGVPLYDLEATVQNFLGSPHEEKHFTCKRCKGPPDQCLSPIHPMLLSCLLLQKIKEKGRKEQSWSSKWANKSKSSKSASIPILPKMTTSWKMRKKKLSGNSKILEVTSNAKYLSPQNKSKWKITKKDQRLHKLVFEENGLPDGTEVGYYARGKRLLEGFKMGSGIVCRCCDSEVSPSQFEAHAGCASRKKPYAYIYTSNGVSLHELAISLSKDRKYLATDDDLCIVCWDGGNLLLCDGCPRAFHKECASLSSIPRGDWYCEFCQNMFQREKFVAYNSNAVAAGRVEGVDPIQEITNRCIRIVKDVEADLGACALCRGVDFSRSGFGPRTIILCDQCEKEYHVGCLREHKMAYLKELPVGKWLCCNDCTRIHSTLENLLAMGAERLPESLLGIIKKKQEEKGLEPLNDIDIRWKLLNGKIASRETRPLLLEAVSIFHECFSPIVDAISGRDFIPAMVYGRNVRGQEFGGMYCAVLTVNSYVVSVGMLRIFGKDIAELPLVATTNKDHGKGYFQTLFSCIERLLSFLNVKNLVLPAAEEAESIWTDKFGFSKMIPDQLISYRKNCHQMVTFKGTNMLHKTVPPCRIIHNQSWQSDI
- the LOC107624651 gene encoding increased DNA methylation 1 isoform X5, which produces MTQASGLRGVIRNLGILCSCSLCNERRIIPPSKFEVHACGQYRRAAEYICLENGKSLLDLLRTCRGVPLYDLEATVQNFLGSPHEEKHFTCKRCKGCFPFSCAGRVGPICCYCVESRKSEDSSDNAVSKRVRSPRPMSVSNPSNAPELSIASENKRKRKKRTKSSKWANKSKSSKSASIPILPKMTTSWKMRKKKLSGNSKILEVTSNAKYLSPQNKSKWKITKKDQRLHKLVFEENGLPDGTEVGYYARGKRLLEGFKMGSGIVCRCCDSEVSPSQFEAHAGCASRKKPYAYIYTSNGVSLHELAISLSKDRKYLATDDDLCIVCWDGGNLLLCDGCPRAFHKECASLSSIPRGDWYCEFCQNMFQREKFVAYNSNAVAAGRVEGVDPIQEITNRCIRIVKDVEADLGACALCRGVDFSRSGFGPRTIILCDQCEKEYHVGCLREHKMAYLKELPVGKWLCCNDCTRIHSTLENLLAMGAERLPESLLGIIKKKQEEKGLEPLNDIDIRWKLLNGKIASRETRPLLLEAVSIFHECFSPIVDAISGRDFIPAMVYGRNVRGQEFGGMYCAVLTVNSYVVSVGMLRIFGKDIAELPLVATTNKDHGKGYFQTLFSCIERLLSFLNVKNLVLPAAEEAESIWTDKFGFSKMIPDQLISYRKNCHQMVTFKGTNMLHKTVPPCRIIHNQSWQSDI